A section of the Phycodurus eques isolate BA_2022a chromosome 4, UOR_Pequ_1.1, whole genome shotgun sequence genome encodes:
- the gpn2 gene encoding GPN-loop GTPase 2, with the protein MSKQKGETQSLRFGQVVIGPPGSGKTTYCQAMQEFLTLLGRKVVVVNMDPANDALPYSCSVDIAELVTLDDVMGGLKLGPNGGLLYCMEYVEANLDWLENKLKEHPDSYFLFDCPGQVELYTHQTSVKNIFTQLGKWNFRLTCVHLVDSHYCADPAKFISVLCTSLSTMLHVELPHVNILSKMDLIEQYGRLAFNLDFYTEVMDLTYLLDHLAADPFFKKFRHLNEKLAEVIQDYSLVSFVSLNVQDKESMTQVLRAVDKANGCCFGDLEERNLQAMMSAAVGADFQFGSTLGVQERYVESDGKTVEAELMDL; encoded by the exons ATGTCTAAACAAAAAGGAGAAACGCAATCGCTACGTTTCGGCCAGGTGGTGATCGGACCGCCTGGTTCGGGTAAAACCACTTACTGCCAGGCCATGCAAGAGTTCCTCACCCTTCTCGGACGCAAGGTAGTTGTGGTAAACATGGACCCGGCCAATGATGCTCTACCGTACTCTTGTTCCGTGGATATCGCCGAGCTGGTCACTTTGGATGATGTCATGGGTGGCCTGAAGCTGGGGCCCAATGGCGGCCTCCTCTACTGCATGGAGTATGTGGAGGCCAACTTGGACTGGTTGGAAAACAAGCTGAAGGAGCACCCGGACTCTTACTTCTTGTTTGACTGCCCCGGGCAAGTGGAGCTCTACACACAccagacttcagtgaaaaacatatttacGCAATTGGGAAAGTGGAATTTCAGG CTAACATGTGTGCACCTTGTGGACTCTCACTACTGTGCGGACCCGGCCAAGTTCATCTCTGTGTTGTGCACCTCGCTGTCCACCATGCTACATGTGGAGCTCCCTCATGTCAACATCCTCTCCAAGATGGACTTGATTGAGCAGTATGGCAGACTAG CATTCAACCTAGACTTCTACACTGAAGTTATGGATCTGACGTATCTACTCGATCACCTGGCTGCAGATCCCTTCTTCAAAAAATTTCGCCATCTAAACGAAAAGCTGGCGGAGGTCATTCAAGATTACAGCCTCGTCTCGTTCGTCTCTCTCAATGTTCAG GACAAAGAGAGCATGACGCAGGTGTTGCGGGCCGTGGACAAGGCCAACGGCTGCTGCTTCGGAGACCTGGAGGAGAGGAATCTTCAGGCCATGATGTCAGCTGCCGTGGGGGCAGACTTTCAATTCGGCTC CACTCTTGGAGTTCAAGAGCGCTATGTTGAAAGCGATGGAAAGACAGTCGAGGCGGAATTGATGGACCTTTGA